The window GCTCTTTCTTTTCCAAAACCTTGGAGTTCCTTAGCTACGCTGAACAGTGACGCCGGATCTGTCGATTTCCTATCTCTTAGGTTGGCAGGTCGTAGAGGAAATGCTGAGATGTTCTCATCCCCATTGGTCAGTATCTTCCACAATTGAAACCTTTCCCAGGGTTCACGGTCCTCCATGCTTTCTTGTAAGGCAAAACTATATCCAAGTACCAAAAAGAGAATCACAGATGGTCCACTGGCACCCTTCATCTAGGAGATAAGGCAATAGATTAGTGTTATAATTCATCTCCAAAAGTAACTGAAGTTTAAAgtttatgaacaataaaaatttgtttgcttGAGCTCTGTAAATTCACTCAATAATTGTGGTTCAATCCTTAGTGATCATTTTGGACAACAGTAGGAATAAATACTTTTtgggtaaagtggaactaaacccttgaTACTCATCTGTCCCTATTTCCTTGttgggctccaccatcttcttttaGCCATTCCTGGAgataatgtaactcccatgcatgtgcacTGTAGTTCATTCACTCCTGACACTAgcagggaaagccaggatgtGCATCTCAGCTTTTTGGCCAGATCAGGCAGTTAAGAGGgcatattgcagaagggacatcacctgtccatttctgtAACCATAACCCATCTGATCGGGGAATTTTAAAAGTGGagctttatttctgttttagacTTACCCATTGGCCAATAGCTTAATTCAATAGATACACCCAAAGTCTTGCTCTGCTGACAAGGTTTGGGAACCGTTCAAGGGCAATACCCGTACAGAGACGCATCCTGTTCTGTTCCATGAAGAGGGTAGGAGTGAGGTTCCCCATTGTGTAATTATACAATAGTATATTGTTAGCAGTTGTTTGTGGATGGTCATTGATAATCCAGCATAATGTCTTTCTGATTCCAGATGACATGTTTACTTACACTAGATTTCCCCCCAAGATAATCATAAACAATTATTTGGGATGATGTAAATCTAGAATGTGCACAGATCTTTCGAACCTGACATGAGTTTGTAACCCTTTCCCc is drawn from Pyxicephalus adspersus chromosome Z, UCB_Pads_2.0, whole genome shotgun sequence and contains these coding sequences:
- the QRFP gene encoding orexigenic neuropeptide QRFP, whose amino-acid sequence is MKGASGPSVILFLVLGYSFALQESMEDREPWERFQLWKILTNGDENISAFPLRPANLRDRKSTDPASLFSVAKELQGFGKERAGFRFRFGRRDEENDVEGFEPQIDKRVGTALGSLAEELNGYNRKKGGFSFRFGRR